TGCGGTCGCGCCGCAACCAGGTGCAGCGGACGGTGACGGTGCTCAGCGGCTGCGCCTACTACGTGCGCAACCTGGCGGTGGCGCTGGCGGCGACCGCGGACATGGTCGACGAGGACACCCGCGGCCGGCTGGCCGAGCTGCTGCGGGCGCTGGCCGACGCGGTCGAGGCGGTGCGCAGCCGGGCGCAGGTCGGCTTCGAGGAGGCGATGGACGCGGCGCGCCACACCGTGGACTCGCTGCACGACATCGCCGAGTCGCTGACCGGTGGCCCGACGTCGCTGCACCGCACCATCCGCTGGCTGGACCGCACCTCCCAGGTCGTCGAGGACCTGGCCCGCGAGCTCGGCACCACCGGCGAGCAGCGCGCCGCCTGACCGCCCGGCGCTGAGCGAACGCTGAACGGCCGGGCCCCGCGCCGGGACCCGGCCGTTCAGCGCCGCTGCGAGCAGGGCGTCACAGGACGCCGTGCATGTAGCGCTTGATGCTCTTGGAGAAGACCAGGAGCAGCACGGCGCAGGCGATGGTGGCCACGCCGACGATGCCGAAGTAGACCTCCTGGTTGTCCACCGAGTAGGCCTTCACCAGCTGGGCGCCCAGGCCCTGGCCCATCGCCGGGGCCAGGAAGTACAGGCCCATCGTCTGCGAGGCGAAGACCTTCGGCGCCAGCTTGGTGCTGGCCGACAGCCCCACCGGGGAGAGCATCAGCTCACCCACGGTCATGATCACGAAGACCAGGGCCAGCATCAGCGGCAGGTGCTTGTCGCCGCCCGCGACGACCTTCGACAGCACGACCCACAGGAAGGCGGCACCGACGAAGAACACACCGCCGACGAACTTCTGCGGGGTGTTGGGCTGGCGGTTGCCCAGCTTCATCCACAGCGCGGCCATGACCGGCGCCAGGATGATGATCGTCAGCGAGTTGATGGACTGGAACCACGAGGCCGGGACCTCGAAGCCGAAGACGTCCAGCTGGGTGTCCGCCTCGGCCAGGTTCGCCAGGGTGTTCGGCTGCTGCTCGAACAGCAGGAAGAACAGCGCGGTGGCCAGGAACAGCGGGATGTAGGCGAGCAGCCGGTCGCGCTCGACCTTGGTGATCTGCTTGCTGGACAGCATCACCACGAAGTAGACGACCGGCAGCACCGCGGAGATCACGCTGATCACGTTGACCAGGCCCTCCAGACCCAGCACACCGCTCACCGTGAGGCCGCCGAGCACCACCACGAACGCCACGCCGATGCCGACCGCGCGGCCCAGCACCCGGCCCTTGTGCTCCGCGGGCAGCGGGTTCACCGGCCCGGCCCCGGCCGAGCCGAGGTACTTGCGCCCGTAGGTGTACTGCACCAGGCCGAGCGCCATGCCGACGGCGGCGGCACCGAAGCCCCAGTGCCAGCCGACGCGCTCACCGAGCGTGCCGGCGACCAGCGGCGCGAGGAAGCCACCGAGGTTGATGCCCATGTAGTAGATCGAGAAGCCGGCGTCGCGCCGGGTGTCCTCCTCGCTGTAGAGGCCGCCGACCAGGCCCGAGACGTTCGGCTTGAGCAGACCGGTGCCGATGACCAGCAGCACCAGGCCGAGCACCACGGTGGCCACGCCACCGGGCAGCGCCAGGCAGATGTGGCCGAACATGATGACCACGCCGCCGTAGAACACCGCCGACTGCGCACCCATGACCCGGTCGGCCAGCCAACCGCCGACGACGCCGGTCATGTACACCGAGGCGCCGTAGATGCCGACCACCGACAGGGCGGTCGATTCCGGGATGCCCAGGCCGCCCTCGGAGACCGCGGCGTACAGGTAGTAGGCCAGGATGGCCCGCATCCCGTAGTAGGAGAAGCGCTCCCACATCTCGGTGAAGAACAGCGTCGACAGGCCGCGGGGGTGTCCGAAGAACCCCTTCTGCGGTGCGTCCGCAACCGTGGAGGAACTCACGATCACGTCCTCTCGTTGACCAGGCGGCGGTGACCGCCTTCGTTGGACCGCGCGGTGGTATCCGCTCGAAGAAACTTTCGGCAGGTTACGACTCCTCGGAGTGGCTCAGACCACCGGGGCGAGAACCCGCCTCGGCGCGCACGACGCGATCGCGCTGACCGGGCCACACTGGACTCCCCGACCTGCGGGTCCACCGATCCTCGACGACGAGCCCGTGAGTCAGTTCACACGCGGACACCAGGAGGAATCATGCAGTTGCTGGCGGCCCACCGCACAGCGATGGCGGAGTTCGACGCACGGGTCCGGCGCATCGGGGCCACGCAGTGGGGCAACCCCACGCCGTGCACGGAGTGGGACGTCCGGGACCTGCTCGGCCACCTGGTCCGCGAGCAGCTGTGGGCGCCGTGGCTGCTCGACGGCGCCACCCTCGACGAGGTGGGGGACCGCTTCGACGGCGACGTGCTCGGCGACGACCCGGTCGGGGCGTGGGAGCGGGCCGCCGCCGCGGCGCGGCGGGCGTGGGACGCGCCGGGCGCCACCAGCGGTGAAGTGCACGTCACGGGCGGTGTCATCCCGGCCGAGGACTACGGCTGGCAGATGACCACGGACCTGGCGGTGCACGCCTGGGACCTGGCCCGCAGCATCGGCGCCGACGAGCGGCTGGACCCCGGCCTGGTGGCCGAGCTGCACGTCGTCCTGGCTCCGCAGGTGTCCGCCTGGCAGGGTCTGGGGATCTTCGCCGCGCCGCGCGAGGTGCCTGCGGACGCCGACGAGCAGACCAGGCTGCTGGCCCTCCTCGGCCGATCGTGATCGTGCTGTTCCCGTCGGGGTACGACTGAGGGCGGTACAATCGGACAAGTTCTTTCCCCTTACCGAGGAGTGACGGTTTCGTGCCTGGGGCACAATCCCCTGAAGGTGGTAGTACCAAGCCGGGCGACTGGCCCGGCGACGCGGATGTGGTGAGCGGCCACCGGCGGTGGGGTGGCCGGTGATGGATGTGGTGTGGGCCGTGGTCGGCCTGCTCTTCGTGGTCGTGTTGACGGTGGGGACGGGTCTGGCCGTCGCGGCCGAGTTCTCGCTGACGTCGTTGGAGCGCAGCACGGTCGACGCGCACGTGCGGTCGGTGGGCGACCGGCGTGCCCGGGCCGTGCAGGCGGCGCACCGGACCCTGTCGTTCCAGCTGTCCGGCGCCCAGGTGGCGATCACGCTGACGACGCTGGTCACGGGCTACGTGGCCGAGCCGTTGATCGGTGAGCTGCTGCGCCCGCTGCTGGTGTGGGCGGGCGTGCCCGACGCGGGAGCGGCGGCGGTGTCGCTGACGGTGGCGATGCTGCTGGCGACGGGGCTGTCGATGGTGTTCGGCGAGATGGTGCCGAAGAACCTGGCGATCGCGCGCCCGCTGCCCACCGCGCGGGCGGTGTCCGGCTACCACGCGGCGTTCTCGCGGGTGTTCCGGTGGCTGATCGATGCCCTGAACAACAGTGCGAACTGGGTGGTCCGCCGGTTCGGCGTGCAGCCGCAGGAGGAGCTGCGGTCGGCGCGGTCCCCGGAGGAGCTGGGCTCGATCGTGCGGTCCAGCGCCGAGCACGGCACGTTGGACGAGGCCACCGCGGTGCTGCTGGCCCGCTCCTTGCGGTTCGGGGAGCGCACCGCGGAGGAGCTGATGACCCCGCGGGTGCGGGTGGCGGCGCTGCAGGTCGGTGACAGCGTGGGCGAGCTGCTGGAGCTGGCCCGCCGCACCGGGTTCTCCCGGTTCCCCGTCCACGGCGGCGACCTCGACGACATCCACGGCGTCGTCCACGTCAAGCACGCCTTCACCGTGCCCGCCGACCGGCGCCACAGCACCGGGGTGGAGACGCTGGCACGGCCGGTGCCGACCGTGCCCGGCACCCTCTCCGGGGACGCGCTGCTGGAGACGCTGCGCGGCTCCGGCCTGCAGGTCGCGGTGGTGGTCGACGAGTACGGCGGCTCGGCGGGCATCGTGACCCTGGAGGACGTCGTCGAGGAGATCATCGGGGACGTCCGGGACGAGCACGACCGCCGGGAGGTGCCCGCGGTGCGCCGCAGCGGCGAGCGCACGTGGGTCATCTCCGGGCTGCTGCGGCCCGACGAGCTCGCCGAGGCCACCGGTTTCACCCTGCCCGACGGCGACTACGACACCGTCGCCGGCTACGTGCTGGCCCACCTCGGACGCATCCCCGAGGTCGGCGCCCGACTGCCCCTGGAGGACTGGGAGCTGACCGTGTCCCGCATGGACCGCCACCGCATCGCCGAACTGCGGCTGATGCACCAGCCCGAGCACGCCGAGACCACCGGAGCCGCGTGATGGGTGACGGGGTGGCGATCCTGCTGGGCGCGGTGTTGCTGCTGCTCAACGCCCTGTTCGTGGGAGCGGAGTTCTCGCTGCTGTCCTCGCGGCGGGACCGGCTGGAGGCACTGGCCGCCCAGGGCCTGGCCCGGGCCCGGGTGGTGATCCGGGCCAGCCAGCAGGGCTCGCTGATGCTGGCCTCGGCCCAGCTGGGCATCACCCTGTGCTCGCTCGGCCTGGGCCGCCTCGGCGAACCCGCCGTGGCCCACCAGCTCCAGGGACCGTTCAGCGCGCTGGGCGTGCCGGAGCCGGTGACGCACGCGGTGGCCTTCACCCTCGCGTTGGCGCTGGTGGTCGTGCTGCACGTGCTCGTCGGCGAGATGGTGCCGAAGAACCTGTCCCTGGCCGAGCCGGAACGCGTGGCGCTGTGGCTGGTGCCGCCGCTGGCGGCGTTCGTCACCCTCGCCCGGCCCTTCATCGCCCTGTTCAACGCGCTGGCCAACGCCGTCCTGCGGCTGCTGCGCGTGGAACCCAAGGACGAGCTGGAGACCGCCTACACCTCCGCGGAACTCGCCGAGCTCCTCGTCGAGTCCCGTCGCGAAGGGCTCATCGACCACTCCGAGCACCGCCGCCTGACCCAGGCGCTGTCCTCGGCGCAGCACACCGTCACCGACGTCATGGTGCCCACCGAGGAGCTCATCACCCTGCCCGCGCGCCCCACCCTCGGCGACGTCCAGCACGCCGTGGCCACCACCGGCTTCTCCCGCTTCCCCGTCCGGGGCCACGACGGCACCCTGCAGGGCTACCTGCACATCAAGGACGTCCTGGACCAGGCCGGTCAGGACCCCTCGACACCGATCGCGCCCGCCCTCATCCGGCGGCTGTCCACGGTCCCGGCCGACGCCCGGCTGGACCAGGCCCTGACCTCCCTGCAGCGCTCCGGCAGCCACCTCGCCACCGCCACCGACACCACCGGCGCCCCCGTCGGCGTCGTGGCCCTCGAGGACCTCGTCGAGGAGTACGTCGGCACCGTCCGGGACGGCACCCACGTGCGCTGACACCACCCGCGGTGAGCGATTGCCCCGTCCTCGCCACCCGATCGGGCGATGTGCGAGATGATCGGGTGGTGCCACGCCTCACGGACACCGCGCCCGAACGTCGACTGGTCGGAGCCCGCTACCGGCTGGACAGGGCCATCGGGACCGGCGCGATGGGGTGCGTGTGGGCGGGGACCGACGAGCTGCTGCGCCGCCCCGTCGCCGTCAAGGAGCTCCGGCTGCCGCCCGGCCTCACCCCGGAGCAGGCGGCGGACCTGCGCGAACGCGCACTGCGCGAGGCGCGGACGATGGCCGCGCTCAACCACCCGAACACGGTGCTGCTCTACGACGTCGCGCGGGAGGACGACCGGCCGTACGTCGTGATGGAGCTCGTGCGCGGGGTGAGCCTGTCCCGGCTGCTCAGCAAGCACGGTGCGCTGCCGCCCGAGGCGCTGGCCGTGGTCGCCGACGGCGTGGCGGCGGCGCTGCAGGCGGCGCACGAGGTGGGCATCGTGCACCGCGACGTCAAGCCCGGCAACGTGCTGCTCGGCGCCGACCGCCTGGTCAAGCTCGCCGACTTCGGCATCGCCCGCAGCGTCGCGGAGACCACCCTCACCCACTCCGGCGCGCTGGTCGGGACGCCCGCTTTCCTGGCGCCGGAGGTCGCGATGGGCGGTGAGCTCGACCCGAGCGCCGACCTGTGGAGCTTCGGCGCCCTGCTGTTCGCCGCGGCCGAGGGGCGGCTGCCCTACGAGAGCGCCGGTGACCCGCTGATCACCATCAGCTCGATCGTGCACGGCCCGGTGCCCGCGCACCGGCAGACGGGGCCGATCGGCGAGGTGATCAGCAGGGTTGATGGTCAAGG
This region of Saccharopolyspora hordei genomic DNA includes:
- a CDS encoding serine/threonine-protein kinase; this encodes MPRLTDTAPERRLVGARYRLDRAIGTGAMGCVWAGTDELLRRPVAVKELRLPPGLTPEQAADLRERALREARTMAALNHPNTVLLYDVAREDDRPYVVMELVRGVSLSRLLSKHGALPPEALAVVADGVAAALQAAHEVGIVHRDVKPGNVLLGADRLVKLADFGIARSVAETTLTHSGALVGTPAFLAPEVAMGGELDPSADLWSFGALLFAAAEGRLPYESAGDPLITISSIVHGPVPAHRQTGPIGEVISRVDGQGPVPPDAAAGGPAAGARPGAPGGGAPVRGPPP
- a CDS encoding hemolysin family protein, translated to MGDGVAILLGAVLLLLNALFVGAEFSLLSSRRDRLEALAAQGLARARVVIRASQQGSLMLASAQLGITLCSLGLGRLGEPAVAHQLQGPFSALGVPEPVTHAVAFTLALALVVVLHVLVGEMVPKNLSLAEPERVALWLVPPLAAFVTLARPFIALFNALANAVLRLLRVEPKDELETAYTSAELAELLVESRREGLIDHSEHRRLTQALSSAQHTVTDVMVPTEELITLPARPTLGDVQHAVATTGFSRFPVRGHDGTLQGYLHIKDVLDQAGQDPSTPIAPALIRRLSTVPADARLDQALTSLQRSGSHLATATDTTGAPVGVVALEDLVEEYVGTVRDGTHVR
- a CDS encoding hemolysin family protein, with amino-acid sequence MDVVWAVVGLLFVVVLTVGTGLAVAAEFSLTSLERSTVDAHVRSVGDRRARAVQAAHRTLSFQLSGAQVAITLTTLVTGYVAEPLIGELLRPLLVWAGVPDAGAAAVSLTVAMLLATGLSMVFGEMVPKNLAIARPLPTARAVSGYHAAFSRVFRWLIDALNNSANWVVRRFGVQPQEELRSARSPEELGSIVRSSAEHGTLDEATAVLLARSLRFGERTAEELMTPRVRVAALQVGDSVGELLELARRTGFSRFPVHGGDLDDIHGVVHVKHAFTVPADRRHSTGVETLARPVPTVPGTLSGDALLETLRGSGLQVAVVVDEYGGSAGIVTLEDVVEEIIGDVRDEHDRREVPAVRRSGERTWVISGLLRPDELAEATGFTLPDGDYDTVAGYVLAHLGRIPEVGARLPLEDWELTVSRMDRHRIAELRLMHQPEHAETTGAA
- a CDS encoding TIGR03086 family metal-binding protein, with product MQLLAAHRTAMAEFDARVRRIGATQWGNPTPCTEWDVRDLLGHLVREQLWAPWLLDGATLDEVGDRFDGDVLGDDPVGAWERAAAAARRAWDAPGATSGEVHVTGGVIPAEDYGWQMTTDLAVHAWDLARSIGADERLDPGLVAELHVVLAPQVSAWQGLGIFAAPREVPADADEQTRLLALLGRS
- a CDS encoding peptide MFS transporter produces the protein MSSSTVADAPQKGFFGHPRGLSTLFFTEMWERFSYYGMRAILAYYLYAAVSEGGLGIPESTALSVVGIYGASVYMTGVVGGWLADRVMGAQSAVFYGGVVIMFGHICLALPGGVATVVLGLVLLVIGTGLLKPNVSGLVGGLYSEEDTRRDAGFSIYYMGINLGGFLAPLVAGTLGERVGWHWGFGAAAVGMALGLVQYTYGRKYLGSAGAGPVNPLPAEHKGRVLGRAVGIGVAFVVVLGGLTVSGVLGLEGLVNVISVISAVLPVVYFVVMLSSKQITKVERDRLLAYIPLFLATALFFLLFEQQPNTLANLAEADTQLDVFGFEVPASWFQSINSLTIIILAPVMAALWMKLGNRQPNTPQKFVGGVFFVGAAFLWVVLSKVVAGGDKHLPLMLALVFVIMTVGELMLSPVGLSASTKLAPKVFASQTMGLYFLAPAMGQGLGAQLVKAYSVDNQEVYFGIVGVATIACAVLLLVFSKSIKRYMHGVL